A segment of the Streptomyces sp. Tu 2975 genome:
AGGAGGCGGTCAGGCGGATCCCGAGCCGCTCCAGCAGGTCGACGGAGCCGAGGCTGGAGGTGTAGGCGCGGGAGCCGGTCTTGACGACCGGTACGCCGGTGGCGGCGGCGGTGACGGCGGCGGCGGTGGAGATGTTGAAGGTGGCGGGTCCTCCGCCGGTGCCGACGATGTTGACGGTGCCGGGCCAGGGGCCGGGCGGGGGCGTGGTTCTGCGCTCCCGCAGGGTCTCCAGCAGGGCGTGCAGGGTCTGGTGGCCGGGGAGGCTGGTGGTCAGGGAGGCCAGCAGGGCGACGGCCTGCTCCTTTTCGAGCGTGCCGTCACCGAGCCGGTCCCACAGTGATCGCCAGGTCTCGCGCTCGGTCACCGGGGCGCCTGCGAGCAGGCCGGTGAGCGCGGGATGCATGGCTAGCTGCTCACCCCCTGGCGGGCGTCCTCGATGAAGGCGTCGATGGCGCGCACGCTGCGGAAGTTGTCGGGGTCCAGGTCGGCGTCGCCGACGGCGAGCTGGAAGTGGTCCTCGACCCAGGCGATGAGCTTGAGCACGCCGAGGGAGTCGATGACGCCGTCGGAGAGCAGGTCGTGGTCGTCGGCAAGCTCGTGGACACCAAGGTCGGGCAGGAATTCCTCGATGACGAACTTCTTGATGGTGTCGTTGTGGCTCATGACGTCCTTCCTTGGACTGGGATCGGTTCGTGCGGTCGGCCGGGCGCGGCGCGTCCGGCCCGTCGGGTGGTGGCGGGGGGCCGTTGTGCGGCGGTGACCCGCCGGGCGGCGGGGGCGGGCGTGCCGGTCCGGTGCCGGGTGCCGCGGACGGTGGTCCGGGGGTCGCCGGCGCGGCCGGTCAGGTGGAGCAGGCCGTCGGCGTCGCGGCGGACGAGGTCGCCGGTGCGGAACCAGGTGCGGCCGTCGTCGGCGCCCAGGGGGTGGGCGGTGAACGGGTCGCGGTGGCCGGGGCGGCCGAGGTAGCCGGGCGACTGGAAGGGGGTGGAGACGTACAGTTCGCCGGTGCCGGGGCCGTGGACGGGTGTGCCGGGGGCGCCGATGACGAGGGTCCGCACGCCGGGCAGGGGCCGGCCGACGGGGACGGGCGGGAAGACGGTGGCGCCGGTGTCGATCTCGTGGACGAGGCTGGGGTTGGTCTCGGTGCAGCCGTAGAGGTTGTGCAGGCGTGCGCCGGGGAACAGGCGCGGCAGCGCGGCGACGGTGCGGTCGGGCAGGGCGCGGCCGGTGAGGACGGCGTGGCGGACGCTGTCCAGGGTGGTGCCGGCGGCGCGGGCGGCGTCGGTGAGCGGCCCGTAGAGCGGGGGGCGGGCGGCCAGGACGTGGATGTCGTGGGTGGTGAGGAGTTCCAGCAGGCCGGTGGCGTCGGCGGCCCGGCCGGGTTCGGCGAGGACGACGGTGGCGCCGGCGGCGAGGGGGGTCCAGAGGTCGAGGAGGCCGGCGCCTGCGGCGAGGGGGCCGGCGGCGAGGACGGTGGTGCCGGGGCCGATGCCGAAGCGGCGGGCGGCCCAGGTGGTGAAGCGGTCCACGGCGGTGCGCGCGAGCGGCACGATCCTGGCGGGTGCGGTGGTGCCGGAGGTGGTGAACAGCAGGGCGGGCCGTTCGCCGGCCGGGTGGGGCAGGGCGGCGGCCGCCGACGGCGGCAGGCGGACGGGGCGTGGTTCGCCGGCGGGGACCAGGACGCGTGCGCAGCCTGCCTGGGCGGCCAGGTCGGCGAGCCGGCCGGCCGGTGCCGGGGAGGGCAGCAGGAGGGGGCGTTCGGACAGCAGGCCGGCCAGGACGAGGGCGATCGCGGCGGGTGAGGTGCGGGCGAGGACGCCGATGGTGTCGTGGGGTGCGGTGCCGAGCACGGCGAGGCGTTCGCGTTCGCGGCCGGCCGCCTCGTACAGGGCGCGGTAGGTGGTGTGTTCGCCGCCGTGGATCAGTGCGGTGGCGTCGGGGTGGTGGCGCACCTGGGTGAGGAAGCCGGCGACGAGGCCGGCGGGGGCGTTCATCGCAGGTGGGCCCAGCCGCTTTTGACGGCGGGTCCGTCCGGGGTGCGGCAGGTGAAGCGCACCACGGTGCGGGCGTCGTCGGGCTGGAGGGTGATGTCGAGGGGGACGCCCGGTGCCACGGGGGCGGAGAAGCGGCCGCCGAGGGCGTCGATGCGGGTGATGTCGCCGTCGGCGTAGCGGTCGGCGATCTCCTCCAGGGCCAGGGCGACGACGCTCATGCCGTGGGCGATGACGGTGTCGAAGCCGGCGGCGCGGGCGGCTTCCGCGTCGAGGTGGATGGGGTTGAGGTCGCCGGAGGCGTGGGCGTAGGCGCGAATCGTTTCCTCGGTGAGGACGTGGCGGGCGGTGGCCGGTTCTCCACCGGGGCCGGTGGGGCCGGGGGCGGCGGCCGGGGGGATGTCGCCGAACGGTTCGGTGCCCTTGGCGCCCAGCAGCAGGGCGTGGGTGGTGAGTTCGGCGAAGGCGGTGCCGTCGTCGCCGGTGAGGCGGCTGCGTACGGCGATGCGGGTGCCGCGGGCCTCACGGCGGGCGCCGGTGACGTCGAGCTGGACGGCGACCTGTTCGCGGGGCCGTACGGGCCGCTCCAGGCGGATGTCCTGGCCGAGGTGGACGACGGAGGTGGTCTCCTCCGCGGCGGTCAGCGCGCGCACGGCCTTGTCGGCGAGTGTGTGGGCGAGGACGAAGGTGTGCACCGGTGAGGCGTCGCCGCTCGCCGCCGGCGGCAGGCCGGGGCGGACGGCGGTGCGGTAGGCGTGGATCTCGGCGGCGCTCGCGGTGCGCTCCGCGGTGCGGGTGAGGGCGGGGGTCGTCGTCATACCGGCGCCACCACCAGTGCGGCGTTGTGGCCGCCGAAGCCGAAGGAGTTCGACAGGGCGGGCCCGGAGGCGATGGTTCGGGGGCGGTGGTGGACCACGTCGATGTCCATTCCTGGCTCCAGGCGGTGGTGGTTGGCGGTGGGCGGTACCTCGCGCTCACGCATGGCGAGGACGGCGGCGACGGCCTCGACGGCGCCGGCGGCGCCGATCAGGTGACCGAGGACGCCCTTGGGTGCGGTGACCGGTGGGCAGCCGGTGCCGAACACCTTGGCCAGGGCGGCTGCTTCGGCCCGGTCGTTGTGGGGTGTGGAGGTGCCGTGGGCGTTGATGTGGGCGATGTCCGCGGGGGTGAGGCCGGCGTCGGTGAGGGCGGCGGTCATGGCGCCGGCGGCGCCGGAGCCGTCGGGCAGCGGCATCGACAGGTGGTGGGCGTCGCAGGTGGCGCCGTAGCCGGCGACCTCGGCGTAGGCGCGGGCGCCTCTGGCGCGGGCGTCGTCGGCGCGTTCGAGGACGACGAAGCCGGCGCCCTCCCCCATCACGAACCCGTCGCGGTCGGCGTCGAAGGGGCGGCTGGCCTGCTCGGGTCGGTCGTTGCGCAGGGAGACGGCGTTGAGGTTGCCGAACCCGGCGAGGGTGACGGGGGTGAGGGTGGACTCGCAGCCGCCGGCGATGACGACGTCGGCGCGGTGGGTCTGCAGCAGCAGCCGGGCCTGGCCGATGGCGTCGGCGCCGCTGGCGCAGGTGGTGGCGATGGTGGTGGCGGGGCCGGTCCAGGCGAGGCGCATGGCGATCTGGGCGGCGGCCGCGTTGGGCATCGTCATCAGCGGCATCAGCGGGTTGACGCGGTGCGGGCCGTGTTCGGAGTAGTGGGCGGACTCCAGGTCGCTGGTGGCCCGTCCGCCGACCGCGTTGCCCACCACGACGGCGGTGCGGTGCGGGTCGGGGGCGGGGGCGCCCGCGTCGCGGTGGGCGGCGAGGGCGGCGGTGGTTCCGTACAGGGCGAACGGGTCCATCCGGCGGGCGTCCTTGGCGCCGACGAGGCCGACGTCGTCGAGTCCGCTGACGCGGCAGCCGATCCGTACCCGGTGGCGGTCGAGGTCGAGGTGGGTGAGGCGGGCGGCGGTGGAGCGGCCGGCGCGCAGCGCGGCCCACAGGGCGCCCGGGGTGCAGCCCGCCGGTGTGACCACGCCGATGCCGGTGATCACGACCGGGGGTGGGGTGGAGGTTGCCATGGTTGGTTTCCCGTTCCTGTGTGCCTTCGGTGTACGGGCCGGCCCTCTCAGGCCGGGAGGATGCCGCACTCGCGGGCGGAGGTGAGGAACGCCTGGGCCGCGAAGTCGATGTCGGCCTCGGTGTGGCGTGCGGTGACCGCGATCCGCAGGCGGGCGAGGTCGTTGGGGACGGCGGGGGTGACCACGGGC
Coding sequences within it:
- a CDS encoding AMP-binding protein — its product is MNAPAGLVAGFLTQVRHHPDATALIHGGEHTTYRALYEAAGRERERLAVLGTAPHDTIGVLARTSPAAIALVLAGLLSERPLLLPSPAPAGRLADLAAQAGCARVLVPAGEPRPVRLPPSAAAALPHPAGERPALLFTTSGTTAPARIVPLARTAVDRFTTWAARRFGIGPGTTVLAAGPLAAGAGLLDLWTPLAAGATVVLAEPGRAADATGLLELLTTHDIHVLAARPPLYGPLTDAARAAGTTLDSVRHAVLTGRALPDRTVAALPRLFPGARLHNLYGCTETNPSLVHEIDTGATVFPPVPVGRPLPGVRTLVIGAPGTPVHGPGTGELYVSTPFQSPGYLGRPGHRDPFTAHPLGADDGRTWFRTGDLVRRDADGLLHLTGRAGDPRTTVRGTRHRTGTPAPAARRVTAAQRPPATTRRAGRAAPGRPHEPIPVQGRTS
- a CDS encoding phosphopantetheine-binding protein, with the protein product MSHNDTIKKFVIEEFLPDLGVHELADDHDLLSDGVIDSLGVLKLIAWVEDHFQLAVGDADLDPDNFRSVRAIDAFIEDARQGVSS
- a CDS encoding MaoC family dehydratase; the protein is MTTTPALTRTAERTASAAEIHAYRTAVRPGLPPAASGDASPVHTFVLAHTLADKAVRALTAAEETTSVVHLGQDIRLERPVRPREQVAVQLDVTGARREARGTRIAVRSRLTGDDGTAFAELTTHALLLGAKGTEPFGDIPPAAAPGPTGPGGEPATARHVLTEETIRAYAHASGDLNPIHLDAEAARAAGFDTVIAHGMSVVALALEEIADRYADGDITRIDALGGRFSAPVAPGVPLDITLQPDDARTVVRFTCRTPDGPAVKSGWAHLR
- a CDS encoding beta-ketoacyl-[acyl-carrier-protein] synthase family protein, producing the protein MATSTPPPVVITGIGVVTPAGCTPGALWAALRAGRSTAARLTHLDLDRHRVRIGCRVSGLDDVGLVGAKDARRMDPFALYGTTAALAAHRDAGAPAPDPHRTAVVVGNAVGGRATSDLESAHYSEHGPHRVNPLMPLMTMPNAAAAQIAMRLAWTGPATTIATTCASGADAIGQARLLLQTHRADVVIAGGCESTLTPVTLAGFGNLNAVSLRNDRPEQASRPFDADRDGFVMGEGAGFVVLERADDARARGARAYAEVAGYGATCDAHHLSMPLPDGSGAAGAMTAALTDAGLTPADIAHINAHGTSTPHNDRAEAAALAKVFGTGCPPVTAPKGVLGHLIGAAGAVEAVAAVLAMREREVPPTANHHRLEPGMDIDVVHHRPRTIASGPALSNSFGFGGHNAALVVAPV